One region of Oncorhynchus nerka isolate Pitt River linkage group LG22, Oner_Uvic_2.0, whole genome shotgun sequence genomic DNA includes:
- the LOC115105246 gene encoding PLAC8-like protein 1, whose amino-acid sequence MIKGAVSMEDTTAIVTATTDHCAPVTKAALQQAPGYEEEAGGWDIGTGSAGWNPQSAAAAMELPVLTQPGLGVTKTTVTTITQTGGDWNSSLFNVCGDKTTCLLGAFVPCCLDLSLAHHYGECLCLPLLPGSTFAMRVGIRERYKIRGSVCEDWTTVYCCYPLAVCQMIREMKRRMKSQTYQVSTALECS is encoded by the exons ATGATTAAG GGAGCAGTCAGCATGGAGGATACCACAGCCATAGTCACAGCCACCACAGACCA ttgtgcaccagtcACCAAAGCAGCATTGCAGCAGGCCCCAGGTTATGAGGAGGAAGCCGGGGGCTGGGACATAGGAACAGGAAGTGCAGGTTGGAACCCACAGAGTGCTGCTGCTGCAATGGAACTTCCCGTTCTCACGCAGCCTGGCTTGGGGGTAACCAAGACGACAGTGACCACGATCACTCAGACTGGAGGGGACTGGAACAGCAGCCTGTTCAACGTGTGTGGAGACAAGACTACAT GTCTCTTAGGGGCCTTTGTGCCCTGCTGCCTGGACCTGAGTCTGGCCCACCACTATGGGGAGTGTCTGTGTTTGCCCCTGCTTCCTGGCTCCACGTTTGCCATGCGGGTGGGCATCAGGGAGAGATACAAGATACGG ggcagtgTCTGTGAGGACTGGACCACGGTGTACTGCTGCTACCCCCTGGCCGTCTGTCAGATGATccgagagatgaagaggaggatgaagagccAGACCTACCAGGTGTCCACTGCACTGGAGTGCTCCTGA